The stretch of DNA GTATTAAACCGATAAATCATTACTCTATCTGTTCCCAAAAAACCGCGCACTTCCTGTGATGCACAGATTAATATCTCTGGTAACTCCAAAGATTGGCGAATGCGTTTGGTGATTCGGCGCAGTAAAACTTCTCTGTCTAGTCTCTGCTTTAATTCTTGTGTATTTTCTACCAGATTCATCTTTCTTCTCGCCTGGAGATTCCGGTTATAACTGTAATGATGGCAACGCTTGCGCTGGCGAGACATCTACAGCTAGGTCTTTAACTTTTGTCACTCAAGTAGATCGCTGAGGTAAAAATTCCTCGCCCTACGCAATTCAACTAACCTCTTTCAAACGCTCTACTATTTTGGATGTTAGATTAGCCGTGGGTAGTGGACAATTTAATACTGCCTGCGATGAGCTGCTAGCATTATGTTTGATCCCTGCACTGAAAAAGGCATTTTTTCAAGCTAACCCTTCATTTCTATCATCTTATAAATTTTGAGTGTTCTGGAAGTTTTATCAAAAAAAAATTAATTTTTATGAAAAATTAACAATTATTTACACAAATTTATAAAATGCTAATTTTCGTAAACGCTAAGACGGTGAGGAAGTTGTTAATTGTTGATATTATTAATTTTATTGTATTTTCATTCTGCGGTTCTAGCTCAACTCAATTTTTCTGGGTTGTGGCTTCTGCTAATAAGTTTAGGATTGGGGTAGTACACCGCGATCGCGGCGTTGGGAGATTTCTAAGCGAACGCTCATCAGTATTTTGCCCAAATGGTTTTGGCCAGTACGATCGCAGCCACAGCCCCAGTAGTAATCTGTGGGTGAATCCTCAACAATTAGGCGATCGCCTGTAGACAGCAGAATAGCTTGGATATCGCTGTGGGTGATAAACTTTGTTAAAACGGCCTCTCGCATAATTTCAGTTTTCACTTCTTCCCAGTCGGGGCGAAGTTGTCGGCTGGGTTCGCGCCCTAACTTGGCTGCTTGCTGGGGCGTTTCTGAGGCGTGAATCAGATAAATTAATTGTTCATCTACACTACCAACAAATTTTTGTGCTTGATAATAGTGTTCTACCGTCAACCAGTCTTGACCGTTTAAGTAAATGCTGTGGGGTGAAAAGTTAGAAAAGCAGCCATAGGGCTCTTCTACCTTATAAAAGTAAATTGTCATCAGCGTCGAACATAGGACTTTATATAGCAACCGCTTTCGGCGGTTAGGGGCTAGGGGCTAGGGACTAGGGACTAGGGGAAGAAAAGAAAGATGGGGAAGAAGGGAATAGAATCAGCGAGTTTGGTGGAATTCAGAACTTCTTAACTGCCAAGAAGGTTGCTATAATTTTGATTTTCTCAGGGTAGGTTGAGCTGATAAGTAGAAGGAAGAAGGAAGAAGGAAGAAGGATTTACTTAAATATTGAGTTGTAGGGGTGGGTTGAGCCGATAAATTTAGCGAGTTTAGAAAAAGTGTTTACAAAACCCGCCCTACAATAGTTTTGAGTTTTAAGTTGGCGGCCTAAAATGGCATCAGCCGTTTGATCGCACGGTTAGCGATATCGGCATAACGCAATTCTCCGCAGAGGATCTTACTCATAACTTGGGTAGCTACTGGCAGCTTAACACCGGCTTTATACGCAACTCCAGTAAACTGATAAAATGCGCCAGCTAAACGGTTAGCCCAAACCATATCAGTTCCCCATTCTTCGGAGATAACTTCAGTATATTTTTCCAAAGCATCGCCAGCACCGCTTAAAGCTTGGTCAATGGCGATCGCAGCTTTTACTCCGCTAAAAATTGAAGGGCGAATCCCTTCACCAGAGAGGGGATCTCCCACAACTGCGCTTTCTCCTGCTAGCAGTGCATTTTGAGAGTGCAGCTTGCGATCGCCATCCCACACAGACAAGGGATATTCATAAATCTGACTATTTTTAACATCTAGGCCGCACTGAGCTGCGTAATCAGCTAAAATATTTTTCAGATTTTTAGGAGCATCCCCTTTCAATGCCGCTATACTAACTGAGTAACCGCCAGCTTTCGGAAAGTTCCAAATATAACCTTTCTTAATTGTTCCAA from Kamptonema formosum PCC 6407 encodes:
- a CDS encoding NADAR family protein, which encodes MTIYFYKVEEPYGCFSNFSPHSIYLNGQDWLTVEHYYQAQKFVGSVDEQLIYLIHASETPQQAAKLGREPSRQLRPDWEEVKTEIMREAVLTKFITHSDIQAILLSTGDRLIVEDSPTDYYWGCGCDRTGQNHLGKILMSVRLEISQRRDRGVLPQS
- a CDS encoding geranylgeranyl reductase family protein, which translates into the protein MFDCIIVGAGPAGSTAAYHLAKRGRSVLVLEKESWPRFKPCGGGISPAIAQWFDCDFTPAISLKVNKIRYTWKNEDPVEVDIDTSMWMVRRDEFDDFLIKQAQSLGAEFRPSTEVKGIEFQNSAWQVKTNGEPVTGRYLIAADGVSGPMAKWLGFKEPKRHLSAILETASTTTGDTLKFDFGTIKKGYIWNFPKAGGYSVSIAALKGDAPKNLKNILADYAAQCGLDVKNSQIYEYPLSVWDGDRKLHSQNALLAGESAVVGDPLSGEGIRPSIFSGVKAAIAIDQALSGAGDALEKYTEVISEEWGTDMVWANRLAGAFYQFTGVAYKAGVKLPVATQVMSKILCGELRYADIANRAIKRLMPF